A genome region from Acaryochloris marina S15 includes the following:
- a CDS encoding plasmid replication protein, CyRepA1 family — MEEWGYEVEVAWWGQNYKDNAVDVDELTPVELAQIVFKPTWFFNSLGLEYELGQLFMKLNGLTDTPTAIINKQYIELSDLGVIDPGSVVAIASMCGTGKTEMLKSLVQGVKGQVIMPGYRNNLLYNTEERFTSKDAYGNTLYNLIHLFRLQKEYKGDISMGFRSERSILLCFDSLLKIDVDDIEPDSCIILDEADAALFHVLSGQTLGDRQNQILEHFHAIANRVLETRGNIILLEDSLSQIPIDYIKGITGGKYNTKIVVNEFKPNDNFPTKVFSGQTSQFLERILTAVADNERFIVVATSQEFLEKLERMIADVNPEFAKGILRHDRKTSERPENKIFQANPTQFVEEYQPTALFLSPTAESGVSIDEPRLIPYFSRVFCYASSNHARSVYQQLWRYRAKVTREIYVTRKAHIPDIPSIKSVEQCIMLQSKYGQDVAASIDLEQQLVHDQSPETAQQLAALKAYQQNPNNIHNVSFARYQTRSIASLLALRESLLVLLEGHGHPIELEELKERNSTVVEAFSKVRKQIEVETAVMLGTADGERFTVEQAIRVMGSSSATYADTLDAKKSLLQDELPGVELTDEFIHQVCVEHRGRLKSATKLHWMSYHPEVAEELDRRNFMKQLNSKFVLTHRLSNNRIQVQLLRDIGVFDLVDTYNVTSKDYEAYDQALEKGRQVQRQRQSLRLEVKGLSGQISELVQEQKVIQAKLTALGRKAHPRKKKLKGELEQLEQQKQGLKGQKQSLLDAIEQQSQAFTQARYEQVEARMRMEIMVMSEVDQRLEDIKVKALEYRYQIYRHFRNVICEGQSALAIANKLIKRVAHELVKVGSEESVSLYVIRYSGNEAYKDQMLKAFQAKWNQRLEKNRPSCELCNKEDDLITETEKRSEIDGFCHGSDQEIGQEEGGDDGISVDSEVILGGGDGSGAVIGANKGVSRILCKLNHLVNRESFRELNSKSC; from the coding sequence ATGGAAGAGTGGGGCTATGAGGTGGAAGTGGCCTGGTGGGGTCAGAACTATAAAGATAACGCTGTTGATGTTGATGAACTGACTCCAGTGGAACTGGCTCAGATTGTGTTCAAGCCCACTTGGTTCTTCAATAGCCTGGGTCTGGAATATGAACTGGGCCAGCTTTTTATGAAGCTGAATGGTCTAACGGATACCCCTACCGCCATCATCAACAAGCAGTACATTGAACTCTCGGATCTTGGTGTGATTGATCCAGGGTCTGTGGTTGCCATTGCTTCCATGTGTGGCACAGGGAAAACAGAGATGCTGAAGTCTCTAGTGCAGGGAGTCAAGGGCCAGGTGATCATGCCCGGTTATAGAAACAACCTACTCTACAACACTGAGGAGCGATTCACGTCTAAAGATGCCTATGGTAATACTCTCTACAATCTCATTCACCTATTCCGATTGCAGAAGGAATACAAAGGCGATATCAGCATGGGGTTTCGGTCTGAGCGGTCTATCCTGCTCTGCTTCGATAGCCTACTCAAGATTGATGTCGATGATATTGAACCGGATAGCTGCATTATTTTGGACGAGGCAGATGCTGCCCTCTTCCATGTGTTGTCAGGTCAGACTCTGGGAGATCGGCAGAATCAGATCCTGGAGCATTTTCATGCCATTGCTAACAGAGTATTGGAAACCCGAGGCAACATCATTCTGTTGGAAGATTCCCTGTCTCAAATTCCCATTGACTATATCAAGGGCATTACTGGGGGCAAATACAACACTAAGATTGTCGTCAATGAGTTTAAGCCTAACGACAACTTTCCCACGAAGGTGTTCTCAGGTCAGACTTCTCAGTTTCTAGAGAGAATCCTAACTGCTGTTGCTGATAATGAGCGGTTTATCGTTGTGGCAACTTCTCAGGAATTCCTAGAGAAGCTAGAGCGGATGATTGCGGATGTGAACCCGGAGTTTGCTAAGGGGATTCTGCGCCATGACCGCAAGACATCGGAGCGGCCTGAGAACAAGATATTCCAGGCTAATCCCACTCAGTTTGTCGAAGAATATCAGCCCACGGCTTTGTTCTTAAGTCCCACTGCTGAAAGTGGAGTCAGTATTGATGAACCTCGGTTGATTCCTTATTTCAGCAGAGTGTTCTGCTATGCCTCATCCAATCATGCCCGCAGTGTCTATCAGCAGCTCTGGCGATATCGAGCCAAGGTCACTCGTGAGATCTATGTGACTCGGAAGGCTCATATCCCTGATATTCCTTCCATTAAGTCTGTAGAGCAGTGCATCATGCTTCAGTCCAAGTATGGACAAGATGTGGCTGCTTCCATTGATTTAGAACAGCAGTTGGTTCATGACCAGTCTCCTGAAACAGCTCAACAGTTGGCAGCACTGAAGGCTTATCAGCAGAATCCCAACAATATTCACAATGTCAGCTTTGCTCGATATCAGACTCGCTCCATTGCATCCTTGTTAGCTTTGCGAGAATCATTGCTGGTTCTCTTAGAAGGACATGGGCACCCCATTGAGTTGGAGGAGCTGAAGGAGCGCAATTCTACGGTGGTGGAAGCCTTTAGTAAGGTGCGGAAGCAGATTGAGGTGGAAACTGCGGTGATGCTGGGAACGGCTGACGGGGAAAGGTTCACGGTGGAGCAGGCCATACGAGTCATGGGGAGTTCATCAGCCACCTATGCAGATACCTTGGATGCCAAGAAATCACTGTTGCAGGATGAGTTGCCAGGGGTAGAGCTGACGGATGAGTTTATTCATCAAGTCTGTGTGGAACATCGAGGTCGGTTAAAGAGTGCCACTAAGTTGCATTGGATGTCCTATCACCCTGAAGTAGCTGAGGAATTAGATAGGAGAAATTTTATGAAACAGCTCAATAGCAAGTTCGTTCTGACTCATCGGTTATCCAATAATCGAATTCAGGTGCAGCTACTTCGTGATATCGGCGTATTTGATTTAGTGGATACTTACAACGTCACCAGCAAGGACTATGAAGCCTACGATCAGGCGTTGGAGAAGGGGCGTCAGGTACAGCGACAACGACAGTCATTGAGGTTGGAGGTCAAGGGACTGTCTGGGCAGATCAGTGAGTTGGTTCAGGAGCAGAAGGTGATTCAGGCCAAGCTGACTGCATTGGGCAGGAAAGCCCATCCTAGGAAGAAGAAGCTGAAGGGGGAGCTGGAGCAGTTAGAGCAGCAGAAGCAGGGGCTTAAAGGCCAGAAGCAGAGTTTATTGGACGCCATTGAGCAGCAGTCTCAGGCGTTTACCCAGGCTCGATATGAGCAGGTTGAGGCCCGGATGCGGATGGAGATTATGGTGATGTCGGAGGTGGATCAGCGGCTGGAGGATATCAAGGTGAAGGCGTTGGAATATCGCTATCAGATCTATCGACACTTTAGGAATGTCATCTGTGAGGGTCAGAGTGCATTAGCCATCGCCAATAAGCTCATTAAGCGGGTAGCCCATGAGCTGGTGAAGGTAGGCAGTGAGGAATCTGTGAGTCTGTATGTGATTCGCTATTCGGGCAATGAAGCTTATAAAGACCAGATGCTGAAGGCATTTCAGGCGAAATGGAATCAGAGATTAGAGAAAAATAGACCAAGTTGTGAACTCTGTAATAAAGAGGATGATCTAATTACAGAAACTGAAAAGCGATCTGAAATCGATGGATTTTGTCATGGATCTGATCAGGAAATCGGGCAGGAAGAGGGTGGTGATGATGGAATCTCTGTGGATTCCGAGGTGATTTTGGGTGGTGGCGATGGATCAGGTGCTGTTATCGGTGCAAATAAGGGAGTGTCAAGAATTTTGTGTAAGCTCAATCATCTAGTCAATAGGGAATCGTTCAGGGAACTCAATAGCAAATCTTGCTAA